The Euphorbia lathyris chromosome 2, ddEupLath1.1, whole genome shotgun sequence genome includes a window with the following:
- the LOC136220490 gene encoding probable galacturonosyltransferase-like 4, translating to MAFSTCFSLVVLGLLSLPTVGCFHLGIVRKPSSHIPIFREAPAFRNGDSCQTQTIHVVMTLDANYLRGTIAAVLSILQHSSCPENIEFHFLWERYELQVLSNIKSTFPFLSFKIYKFDTYRVRSKISKSIRQALDQPLNYARIYLAEIIPSHVNRIIYLDSDLVVVDDIARLWEVELEGKVLGAPEYCQANMTKYFTEKFWGNGVWAKTFDGKKPCYFNTGVMVVDVEKWRKGGYTKKIEEWMDVQKHKRIYHLGSLPPFLLVLAGDIKGVHHRWNQHGLGGDNIEGKCRNLHPGPISLLHWSGKGKPWLRLDSRKPCSVDRLWAPYDLYRSSSQFLEG from the coding sequence ATGGCCTTTTCTACCTGTTTCTCTCTCGTCGTCCTTGGCCTCCTGTCTCTTCCTACTGTAGGATGTTTCCACCTCGGCATTGTTCGAAAACCTTCCTCCCACATCCCTATCTTCCGTGAAGCTCCAGCCTTTCGTAACGGAGATTCCTGTCAAACTCAAACAATCCATGTCGTCATGACTCTTGATGCTAATTACCTAAGAGGAACAATAGCTGCTGTTTTATCAATCCTTCAACATTCTTCTTGCCCCGAAAACATCGAATTTCACTTCCTCTGGGAACGCTACGAATTACAGGTCCTTTCCAACATTAAATCTACTTTCCCTTTCCTTTCCTTCAAAATCTACAAATTCGACACATACCGTGTACGTAGCAAGATATCGAAATCAATCCGGCAAGCCCTGGATCAACCATTGAACTATGCGAGAATCTACCTTGCTGAGATAATACCATCACATGTAAATCGAATAATTTACCTGGATTCCGATCTTGTTGTGGTTGATGATATTGCGAGACTATGGGAAGTAGAATTGGAGGGGAAAGTATTGGGTGCGCCGGAATATTGTCAGGCGAATATGACAAAGTATTTCACAGAAAAGTTTTGGGGAAATGGAGTATGGGCAAAGACATTTGATGGGAAAAAACCATGTTATTTTAACACAGGGGTAATGGTAGTAGATGTTGAGAAATGGAGGAAAGGAGGATATACAAAGAAAATAGAGGAGTGGATGGATGTGCAGAAGCATAAGAGAATATATCATTTGGGGTCATTACCTCCATTTTTGTTGGTTTTAGCTGGGGATATAAAAGGTGTTCATCATAGATGGAATCAACATGGATTAGGAGGAGATAATATTGAAGGGAAATGCAGGAATTTACATCCAGGTCCTATTAGTTTGCTTCATTGGAGTGGGAAAGGGAAGCCATGGCTTAGACTTGACTCAAGGAAACCTTGTTCTGTTGATCGTCTTTGGGCTCCTTATGATCTTTATCGCTCCTCTTCTCAATTTTTAGAGGGGTAG